The Desulfobaculum bizertense DSM 18034 genome includes a region encoding these proteins:
- a CDS encoding ArnT family glycosyltransferase, whose amino-acid sequence MQTTPSALENRVLGCRPELLAGLLIFAVTLARILFVLSGQLDLVQDEAQYWDWSRTFQLSYFTKGPLIAWINAAGTAVFGDTTFGVRVGAILGSALMQCILFLGVAKLWKRPRLGLLSLVVLNCSLLAMASGVLMTTDNPLMVCWMGALFSMYWAYQKPERIAPYVLLALALAVGNLAKYMMLAFAAVAFVFVWLLHRRGMAEKRFVTRLTVALLVGTLLGFLPILIWNMQNDYAGVRHVLHLGGVSGSRAQSFIRFDRFPEYIGSQFGLLLPWWFIFTLLGAWGSIQALRKNPGRGIQYAKAQDYAQNALLVAGFWPIWGFFIFWSFHTKINPNWSAVSYASGFILAAAAWNAVWKRRGGKNWRVWPWPIIGAMLMTILMVHDALPIPWRYEGTLPIVGKVHIENPIMHLKGWDDLGDKLDELRNTQFDNPEHVFFFGDNYDVTSALSWSVPGKERAYCLPGGRRLNQYDLWPGPQDKTGWDAIFVMKKFKGQHDSLLKYFEKYERIPYQSMHAGRPARRFTVYLCYGFKGNWPPVTGTGY is encoded by the coding sequence ATGCAAACTACTCCTTCCGCTCTTGAAAACCGAGTTTTAGGATGCCGGCCAGAGCTACTGGCCGGCCTTCTTATTTTTGCTGTTACCCTTGCCCGTATTCTTTTTGTGCTCTCTGGTCAGCTTGATCTTGTTCAGGACGAAGCCCAGTACTGGGACTGGTCCCGAACCTTTCAGCTGTCCTATTTTACCAAGGGACCGCTCATTGCATGGATTAATGCAGCGGGAACAGCCGTTTTTGGTGACACCACCTTTGGTGTTCGCGTTGGGGCCATTCTTGGCTCCGCACTGATGCAGTGTATCTTGTTCCTTGGTGTGGCAAAGCTCTGGAAGCGTCCCCGCCTTGGTCTGCTTTCACTGGTCGTTCTGAACTGTTCGCTTTTGGCAATGGCCTCTGGCGTGCTCATGACCACAGACAATCCGCTTATGGTTTGCTGGATGGGCGCACTCTTTTCCATGTACTGGGCCTATCAGAAGCCGGAGCGCATCGCACCGTATGTGCTGCTGGCACTGGCGCTGGCCGTGGGCAATCTTGCCAAGTACATGATGCTGGCCTTTGCTGCTGTGGCGTTTGTCTTTGTCTGGCTGCTGCATCGGCGGGGCATGGCAGAAAAGCGTTTTGTGACGCGGTTGACCGTGGCACTTCTCGTGGGAACGCTGCTGGGATTCCTCCCGATTCTTATCTGGAACATGCAGAATGACTACGCCGGAGTGCGGCACGTCCTGCACCTTGGCGGTGTGTCTGGTTCCAGAGCGCAGTCCTTTATTCGCTTTGACAGATTCCCGGAATACATTGGAAGCCAGTTTGGTCTTCTTTTGCCGTGGTGGTTCATTTTTACCCTGCTTGGAGCCTGGGGCAGCATTCAGGCTCTGCGGAAAAATCCCGGCCGGGGCATCCAGTATGCCAAGGCGCAGGATTACGCACAGAATGCCTTGCTGGTCGCGGGCTTCTGGCCTATCTGGGGCTTTTTTATTTTCTGGTCTTTCCATACCAAAATTAATCCAAACTGGTCCGCCGTGAGCTACGCCTCTGGTTTTATTCTTGCTGCGGCTGCATGGAATGCGGTGTGGAAGCGACGTGGTGGGAAGAACTGGCGCGTGTGGCCGTGGCCGATTATTGGCGCCATGCTCATGACCATTCTGATGGTTCATGATGCGTTGCCAATTCCGTGGCGCTACGAGGGCACGTTGCCCATCGTGGGCAAGGTCCACATCGAGAACCCCATCATGCATCTGAAAGGCTGGGATGATTTGGGTGACAAGCTTGATGAGCTTCGCAATACCCAGTTCGACAATCCTGAGCATGTCTTTTTCTTTGGCGACAACTATGATGTGACCTCTGCGCTGTCGTGGAGTGTTCCCGGCAAGGAACGTGCGTATTGCCTGCCGGGTGGTCGTCGACTCAACCAGTATGACTTGTGGCCCGGTCCGCAGGACAAGACTGGCTGGGATGCGATTTTTGTTATGAAAAAATTCAAGGGCCAGCATGATTCTCTCCTGAAATATTTTGAAAAGTATGAGAGAATCCCATACCAGTCCATGCATGCAGGACGTCCGGCCCGCCGATTTACTGTGTATTTGTGTTATGGTTTCAAAGGAAACTGGCCGCCAGTAACTGGAACTGGATACTAG
- a CDS encoding KpsF/GutQ family sugar-phosphate isomerase → MTPKAQERDWLTLGRETLDIEIEGLRRVRDRLNGSFIQALEIMGGCTGRVVVTGIGKSGLVGRKIAATLSSTGTPSFFLHPVEGAHGDLGMLRSEDVVLALSNSGETDELNAILPALRTLGLKVVGITGNLQSTLASLSDVALDSGVEREACPLGLAPTASTTAQLALGDALASCLVTWNRFEKDDFAQRHPGGSLGQRLRACVQHLMHVDDLPTADHTLPFAEALVALDAGGLGALAITDASGVLHGILTDGDVRRMLCSGTPDMNVAVEDVMTSEPLCVRPDVTAAEVLDIMETREVTVIPVVDSEKKLVGMVHLHDLLGKGRLKFSA, encoded by the coding sequence ATGACACCCAAAGCACAGGAACGTGACTGGCTGACCCTTGGTCGGGAGACTCTCGACATCGAAATTGAAGGGTTGCGCCGGGTACGTGACAGGCTGAACGGGAGTTTCATTCAGGCGCTTGAAATTATGGGTGGCTGCACAGGTCGTGTGGTTGTTACAGGCATCGGCAAGTCCGGGCTTGTTGGCCGCAAGATCGCAGCCACTCTTTCGAGCACTGGAACCCCCTCCTTTTTTTTGCATCCTGTTGAGGGCGCTCACGGCGACCTTGGGATGCTTCGCTCCGAAGATGTGGTGCTGGCACTCTCCAACTCTGGAGAGACAGATGAGCTGAACGCCATCTTGCCCGCGCTGCGCACTCTTGGACTCAAGGTTGTTGGCATTACAGGAAATCTCCAGTCGACTCTGGCGTCTCTTTCTGATGTGGCTCTCGACAGCGGTGTCGAGCGCGAAGCCTGCCCCCTTGGTCTTGCTCCCACAGCCAGCACAACCGCCCAGCTCGCCCTTGGTGATGCTCTGGCCTCCTGCCTGGTCACGTGGAACCGTTTTGAAAAAGATGATTTTGCCCAGCGCCACCCCGGTGGTTCTCTTGGGCAGCGCCTGCGGGCCTGCGTGCAGCATTTGATGCATGTGGACGATCTGCCGACGGCCGATCATACGCTTCCCTTTGCCGAGGCATTGGTTGCGCTTGATGCTGGCGGACTTGGCGCACTTGCCATTACAGACGCTTCTGGCGTTTTGCATGGCATTTTGACTGACGGTGACGTGCGCAGAATGCTGTGCAGCGGAACTCCAGACATGAACGTCGCGGTGGAAGATGTGATGACATCAGAGCCGCTTTGTGTACGTCCTGACGTGACGGCTGCCGAAGTTCTTGATATTATGGAGACTCGCGAAGTGACCGTTATCCCCGTGGTGGACAGTGAGAAAAAGCTTGTTGGTATGGTCCACCTCCATGATCTGCTTGGTAAGGGACGCCTCAAGTTCTCTGCCTAG